A single genomic interval of Stenotrophomonas sp. ZAC14D1_NAIMI4_1 harbors:
- a CDS encoding YbaB/EbfC family nucleoid-associated protein: protein MRGNIAQLMQQAQKMQENLQKAQEEIAKIEVTGSAGGGMVSVTLTGAKECRKVRIDPSLASDPEMLEDLIAAAFNDASNKIDAESKSKMGSATAGMQLPPGMKLPF, encoded by the coding sequence ATGCGCGGCAACATCGCCCAATTGATGCAGCAGGCCCAGAAGATGCAGGAAAACCTGCAGAAGGCCCAGGAAGAAATCGCCAAGATCGAAGTGACCGGCAGCGCCGGTGGCGGCATGGTCAGCGTGACCCTGACCGGCGCCAAGGAATGCCGCAAGGTGCGCATCGACCCGTCGCTGGCCAGCGATCCGGAAATGCTGGAAGACCTGATCGCCGCCGCCTTCAACGATGCGTCCAACAAGATCGACGCCGAATCGAAGTCGAAGATGGGTTCGGCCACCGCCGGCATGCAGCTGCCGCCGGGCATGAAGCTGCCGTTCTGA
- the recR gene encoding recombination mediator RecR: MSAPLLEQLIDALRVLPGVGQKTAQRMAYHLLEREREGGQRLADALALAVERIGHCAQCRDFSETELCPTCANNSRERSQLCVVESPADRLAIESATGFRGVYFVLQGRLSPLDGVGPRELGLEQLEQRLAQGEVQELIIATSATVEGEATAHYLAQLARARQVQPSRLAQGLPLGGELEYVDRGTLSHAFGTRSEFRD; the protein is encoded by the coding sequence GTGTCCGCACCCCTGCTTGAACAACTGATCGATGCACTGCGGGTGCTGCCTGGCGTCGGCCAGAAGACCGCGCAGCGCATGGCCTACCACCTGCTCGAGCGCGAACGCGAAGGCGGGCAGCGCCTGGCCGATGCGCTGGCGCTGGCGGTCGAACGCATCGGCCATTGCGCGCAGTGCCGCGATTTCAGCGAAACCGAGCTGTGCCCGACCTGCGCCAACAACAGTCGCGAACGCAGCCAGTTGTGCGTGGTCGAATCACCGGCCGATCGCCTGGCCATCGAGAGCGCCACCGGCTTCCGCGGCGTCTACTTCGTGCTGCAGGGCCGGCTCTCGCCACTCGATGGCGTGGGCCCGCGCGAGCTGGGCCTGGAGCAGTTGGAACAGCGGCTGGCGCAGGGCGAAGTGCAGGAACTGATCATCGCCACCAGCGCCACCGTTGAAGGCGAAGCCACCGCGCATTACCTCGCCCAGCTGGCGCGTGCGCGTCAGGTGCAGCCCAGCCGCCTGGCGCAGGGCCTGCCATTGGGTGGCGAACTGGAATACGTTGATCGCGGCACGCTGTCGCATGCGTTCGGGACGCGCAGCGAATTCCGCGATTGA
- a CDS encoding histidine triad nucleotide-binding protein, translating into MSTETLFSKIIRREIPATIVYEDDEVLGFKDIAPQAPVHVLFIPKNEIIPTLDDLQPSQAHLIGKLALAAAAYARSEGFAEEGYRIVMNCREDAGQTVFHIHMHLLAGAPLGHFGTPGR; encoded by the coding sequence ATGAGCACCGAAACCCTCTTCAGCAAGATCATCCGTCGCGAGATCCCGGCCACCATCGTCTACGAGGATGACGAGGTGCTGGGCTTCAAGGACATCGCGCCGCAGGCGCCGGTGCACGTGCTGTTCATTCCGAAGAACGAGATCATCCCGACCCTGGACGACCTGCAGCCCTCGCAGGCGCACCTGATCGGCAAGCTGGCCCTGGCCGCCGCCGCGTATGCGCGCAGCGAAGGCTTCGCCGAAGAGGGCTACCGCATCGTGATGAACTGCCGCGAGGATGCCGGGCAGACAGTGTTCCATATCCACATGCACCTGCTGGCCGGTGCGCCGCTGGGCCATTTCGGTACCCCGGGGCGTTGA
- a CDS encoding Slp family lipoprotein, with product MNTKFLLTAVAALALSACATAPKPLQGQFSVVSPRDSVATQQVGTPVRWGGRIIETQPGQGETCFQIISRPLNGSGRPNTTSSDASDGRFIACRAGFYDPAVFEEGRDVTFIGKIDGYANTRIGEYDYRLPKLSADVIYLWPEQRQVDVVPYPYSPWGPGPWGPYWGGYRGWGWW from the coding sequence ATGAACACCAAGTTCCTTCTCACCGCCGTGGCCGCCCTGGCCCTGTCGGCCTGCGCCACGGCCCCCAAGCCGCTGCAGGGTCAGTTCAGCGTGGTTTCCCCGCGCGACTCGGTTGCCACCCAGCAGGTCGGCACCCCCGTTCGCTGGGGTGGCCGCATCATTGAAACCCAGCCTGGCCAGGGCGAGACCTGCTTCCAGATCATCTCGCGCCCGCTCAATGGCAGTGGCCGCCCGAACACCACCTCGTCCGACGCCAGCGACGGCCGCTTCATCGCCTGCCGCGCCGGCTTCTACGACCCGGCCGTCTTCGAGGAAGGCCGTGACGTGACCTTCATCGGCAAGATCGATGGTTACGCCAACACCCGCATCGGCGAGTACGACTACCGCCTGCCCAAGCTCTCGGCCGACGTCATCTACCTGTGGCCGGAACAGCGCCAGGTCGATGTGGTGCCCTACCCGTACAGCCCGTGGGGCCCGGGTCCGTGGGGCCCGTACTGGGGCGGCTACCGCGGCTGGGGCTGGTGGTAA
- a CDS encoding DUF3488 and transglutaminase-like domain-containing protein: MTEPALLLDRNARGWTLASAALALLPLLLQLPGPLAALIAVAGVATAALSLRGVLPIPVRLLLVLAMLGAIVWQMGAVRPGRDTGCALLAAMLAIKSSELRSVRDARSLLGFALFAPFAAFLLDQGPLTTLLAALAGITALLALQRLAHNEGRSAPLPLTGQVRGVGRLLLIGLPLALACFWLFPRLTSPLWGVPERAVGTPGLSESMEPDQWLDLMADDTPALRVQFFGAAPQPEQRYWRGPVLSRFDGHVWTRDRNADYRPMPQVAHEGQGWDYQIDYEPTDRRLLVALDLPTAAPEGAMLNAEMSLASQRTLSALSRWRLHSAPAARFDADLPDNQRRAALQLPANFNPRTAALARQWRQEAGTDDAAVVRRALDWIKADFSYTLVTPPPGRDPVDEFLFGYKAGFCQHFSSAFVVLMRNAGVPARVVTGFAGGTRNRVGDYWVVRRMDAHAWAEVWLPQRGWVRVDPTAAVAPERILDTLEDRLPEGGDLNLQQRWLQAGQLGDWLRRGWNDLVLSFDARRQQQLLQPLGLDDLGPGQLLAGFVAAAVLALGWMAWLLARGERERDPLLRAWHRLGRRYARLGLAREAHEPALAWAQRVHAQRPDPGLIALSQRFVEARYAGTRTELAPLLRDLRRHRPTSGATS; encoded by the coding sequence ATGACTGAGCCCGCCCTCCTGCTGGATCGCAATGCACGTGGCTGGACCCTGGCCAGCGCTGCGCTGGCACTGCTGCCCCTGCTGCTGCAGCTGCCCGGGCCGCTGGCGGCACTGATCGCGGTGGCGGGCGTGGCCACCGCTGCGCTGTCGCTGCGAGGCGTACTGCCCATACCGGTGCGCCTGCTGCTGGTGCTGGCCATGCTGGGTGCCATCGTCTGGCAGATGGGCGCGGTGCGCCCGGGGCGTGACACCGGCTGCGCATTGCTGGCAGCGATGCTGGCGATCAAATCCAGCGAGCTGCGCAGCGTACGCGATGCACGCAGCCTGCTCGGCTTCGCCCTGTTCGCGCCGTTTGCCGCCTTCCTGCTCGACCAGGGGCCGCTGACCACCCTGCTGGCCGCGCTGGCCGGCATCACCGCCCTGCTCGCCCTGCAGCGGCTGGCCCACAACGAAGGCCGCAGCGCGCCGCTGCCGCTCACTGGCCAGGTGCGCGGCGTCGGCCGCCTGCTGCTGATCGGCCTGCCGCTGGCACTGGCCTGCTTCTGGCTGTTTCCGCGGCTGACCTCGCCGCTGTGGGGCGTGCCCGAGCGCGCGGTCGGCACGCCGGGCCTGTCCGAATCGATGGAGCCGGACCAGTGGCTGGACCTGATGGCCGACGACACCCCGGCGCTGCGCGTGCAGTTCTTCGGTGCCGCGCCTCAACCGGAGCAGCGCTACTGGCGCGGACCGGTGCTGAGCCGGTTCGATGGCCACGTCTGGACGCGCGACCGCAACGCCGATTACCGGCCCATGCCGCAGGTGGCGCATGAAGGCCAGGGCTGGGACTACCAGATCGACTACGAGCCGACGGACCGCCGCCTGCTGGTTGCGCTGGACCTGCCCACGGCAGCGCCGGAAGGTGCGATGCTCAATGCCGAGATGAGCCTGGCCAGCCAGCGCACGCTGTCGGCGCTGAGCCGCTGGCGCCTGCACTCGGCACCCGCAGCACGCTTCGATGCCGACCTGCCGGACAACCAGCGGCGGGCGGCGCTGCAGCTGCCGGCCAACTTCAACCCGCGCACCGCGGCGCTGGCCCGGCAGTGGCGGCAGGAAGCCGGCACCGACGATGCTGCCGTGGTCCGCCGCGCGCTGGACTGGATCAAGGCTGATTTCTCCTACACGCTGGTGACGCCGCCGCCCGGGCGCGATCCGGTGGATGAGTTCCTGTTCGGCTACAAGGCCGGCTTCTGCCAGCACTTCAGTTCGGCCTTCGTGGTGCTGATGCGCAATGCCGGCGTTCCCGCGCGCGTGGTGACCGGCTTCGCCGGCGGCACCCGCAACCGGGTGGGCGATTACTGGGTGGTGCGGCGCATGGATGCCCATGCCTGGGCCGAAGTCTGGCTGCCCCAGCGTGGCTGGGTGCGGGTGGACCCGACCGCAGCGGTCGCGCCCGAGCGCATCCTCGATACGCTGGAAGACCGCCTTCCCGAAGGCGGCGACCTCAACCTGCAGCAGCGCTGGCTGCAGGCTGGCCAGCTCGGCGACTGGCTGCGCCGGGGCTGGAACGACCTGGTGCTGTCCTTCGACGCGCGCCGCCAGCAGCAGCTGCTGCAGCCGCTGGGCCTGGATGACCTGGGCCCGGGCCAGCTGCTGGCCGGGTTCGTGGCAGCCGCCGTGCTGGCGCTGGGCTGGATGGCCTGGCTGCTGGCCCGTGGCGAACGCGAGCGCGACCCCTTGCTGCGCGCCTGGCACCGGCTGGGCCGTCGCTACGCGCGGCTGGGGCTGGCCCGCGAGGCGCACGAACCGGCCCTGGCCTGGGCCCAGCGGGTGCACGCCCAGCGCCCCGATCCGGGCCTCATCGCACTCAGCCAGCGTTTCGTCGAAGCGCGCTACGCTGGCACTCGAACCGAGCTCGCCCCATTATTGCGGGACCTGCGCAGGCATCGCCCGACTTCCGGAGCTACTTCATGA
- a CDS encoding DUF58 domain-containing protein: MPARGSRLLRLARPRTPEALPQRLHRRRIYVLPTRFGLFVAVLLSAMLLGALNYNNNPALLLALLLAAAAIASTIAAHLQLSGVQVDAISAEPVPAGQPLRLRVDLSLRDPRPRHGLELQVGDSQAWTDLPAQGRGEVELDVPTERRGWLDLPRIRLSSTQPLGLVRAWSWVWPEQPLLVHPVAEAVAQPLPEQGSDPLHTRAHASGEELHQLRPYRAGDPPRSIAWKHSARRDTLLVREYEKPVGIEVVLDWRALATLPTEVRISRLARWVDSAEREGRRYTLLLPGQPALGPGQGASHHQACLRALALMPHD, from the coding sequence ATGCCTGCACGCGGCTCACGCCTGCTGCGCCTGGCGCGCCCGCGCACGCCCGAAGCATTGCCGCAGCGGCTCCACCGCCGGCGCATCTATGTGCTGCCCACGCGCTTCGGGCTGTTCGTGGCCGTGTTGCTGTCGGCCATGCTGCTGGGCGCACTGAACTACAACAACAACCCGGCCCTGCTGCTGGCGTTGCTGTTGGCGGCAGCCGCCATCGCCAGCACCATCGCCGCCCACCTGCAGCTGTCGGGCGTGCAGGTCGATGCGATCTCGGCCGAACCGGTGCCTGCCGGCCAGCCGCTGCGCCTGCGCGTGGACCTGTCGCTGCGCGATCCGCGGCCACGGCACGGCCTGGAACTGCAGGTCGGCGACAGCCAGGCCTGGACCGACCTTCCCGCACAGGGCCGGGGCGAAGTGGAACTGGACGTGCCCACCGAACGCCGTGGCTGGCTCGACCTGCCACGCATCCGCCTGTCCAGCACCCAGCCGCTGGGCCTGGTGCGCGCATGGTCCTGGGTGTGGCCGGAACAACCGCTGCTGGTGCACCCGGTGGCCGAAGCAGTGGCGCAGCCCCTGCCCGAACAGGGCAGCGACCCGCTGCACACCCGCGCCCATGCCAGCGGCGAAGAACTGCACCAGCTGCGCCCGTACCGCGCCGGCGACCCGCCGCGCAGCATCGCCTGGAAACACTCGGCACGGCGCGACACCCTGCTGGTACGCGAATACGAGAAGCCGGTCGGCATCGAAGTGGTGCTGGACTGGCGTGCACTGGCCACGCTGCCGACGGAAGTGCGCATTTCGCGCCTGGCGCGCTGGGTCGACAGCGCCGAACGCGAAGGGCGCCGCTACACGCTGCTGCTGCCCGGCCAGCCCGCGCTCGGCCCCGGCCAGGGCGCGAGCCACCATCAAGCGTGCCTGCGCGCACTGGCACTGATGCCCCATGACTGA
- a CDS encoding MoxR family ATPase: MPAPSPMPSMLTDQLRQALREAQDQVNALVLGKVPEVRLAFVALLSGGHLLIEDLPGLGKTTLAHALASSLGLSFQRVQFTSDLLPADVLGVSVYDAGTRQFQFHPGPVFSHVLLADEINRAPPRTQSALLEAMAEQQVTLDGQTHPLPDPFFVIATQNPVDLSGTFPLPDSQLDRFLLRLAMGYPSPQAERELLRGTDRRDLIARAVPQLDDNQVRELRAAVSQIHVSDALVDYVQALLTRSRQHAGVRVGLSPRAGLALLRAAKAHALLLGRGHVVPEDVQTLFVAVAGHRLVGESESNTGPALARAILQTVAVD; encoded by the coding sequence ATGCCAGCTCCGTCCCCCATGCCCAGCATGCTAACCGATCAACTGCGCCAGGCCCTGCGGGAGGCACAGGATCAGGTCAATGCACTGGTGCTCGGCAAGGTGCCGGAAGTCAGGCTGGCTTTTGTCGCCCTGCTTTCCGGTGGCCACCTGCTCATCGAAGATCTGCCCGGCCTGGGCAAGACAACGCTGGCCCATGCACTGGCCAGCAGCCTGGGCTTGAGCTTCCAGCGCGTGCAGTTCACGTCCGACCTGCTGCCGGCCGATGTGCTGGGCGTATCGGTCTACGACGCCGGTACGCGCCAGTTCCAGTTCCACCCCGGCCCGGTGTTCTCGCACGTGCTGCTGGCCGACGAGATCAACCGCGCGCCGCCGCGCACGCAGAGCGCATTGCTGGAGGCGATGGCCGAACAGCAGGTGACCCTGGACGGGCAGACCCATCCGCTGCCCGATCCGTTCTTCGTGATCGCCACGCAGAATCCGGTCGATCTCTCCGGCACGTTCCCGCTGCCCGATTCGCAGCTGGATCGCTTCCTGCTGCGGCTGGCCATGGGCTACCCCAGCCCGCAGGCCGAGCGCGAACTGCTGCGCGGCACCGACCGCCGCGACCTGATCGCGCGTGCCGTGCCACAGCTGGATGACAACCAGGTGCGCGAACTGCGCGCTGCAGTCAGCCAGATCCACGTGAGCGACGCCCTGGTGGATTACGTGCAGGCCCTGCTGACCCGCAGCCGCCAGCATGCCGGCGTGCGCGTGGGCCTGTCGCCACGTGCCGGCCTGGCCCTGCTGCGCGCCGCCAAGGCGCACGCGCTGCTGCTCGGCCGCGGCCACGTGGTGCCCGAAGACGTGCAGACCCTGTTCGTCGCCGTGGCCGGCCACCGCCTGGTCGGCGAGTCCGAGTCGAACACGGGGCCGGCGCTGGCGCGCGCGATCCTGCAGACCGTCGCGGTGGATTGA
- a CDS encoding glycosyltransferase family 39 protein: MQGEQRARTIFLWLWTLVTAAKLLVAARLPLFVDEAFYWQEGQHLAAAYSDLPGLTAWLARLGVEIGGHHVLALRLPFLAIGALLPLLVMRIATRWFGNVAGWQAGSLTLLMPLSATLGLLAVPDVPMALAAVLCLDAGARLLRNVDASSAIMLGLGLLIGALSHYRFIGVIGVGFIALLALPQGRRMLTDPRVWVALAVGVLAWLPLLAWNADNHDAGLKFQVVERHPWAFEWRGLWFLVIQPMLVTPILCIAMWKVALAGTRSGGGARVQWRYFGLVGGVSTLGIFLLGFFTDVERISFHWPLPGYLALLVAVPVVLNGWPRWLRRTGWWLAGIGMALSFGYYLMASTPSLREQLAGDKYYPRNFAGWEPLAAAVRDELAKMPEGTRVLAGNFKVGAELGFQLGDADILVLPHPLNDKHGRTAQLAQWGQVHEGERSGPMLLVLSPSDQRFRDLVPRYHAVCAQVGPLPPPRVVSNDHGFQRFLLFRLPAQRDEGECVTPAVAYLDSPGNGEAVSGTLAVKGWAFKDGVGLARVEVLVDGQPVGDAQYGRELDIRPMWPMSNDPQHPNAGFDASVETLGLSPGRHWLGLRLHGRDGSVEDWQEQPFEVGR, encoded by the coding sequence ATGCAGGGCGAACAACGCGCACGCACGATTTTTCTCTGGTTGTGGACGCTGGTCACAGCGGCCAAGCTGCTTGTGGCCGCACGTCTGCCTTTGTTCGTGGATGAAGCGTTCTACTGGCAGGAAGGCCAGCACCTGGCCGCCGCGTACTCCGACCTGCCCGGGCTGACCGCGTGGCTGGCGCGCCTGGGCGTGGAGATCGGTGGCCATCACGTGCTGGCCCTGCGTCTTCCGTTCCTGGCCATCGGCGCCCTGTTGCCACTGCTGGTCATGCGCATCGCCACGCGCTGGTTCGGCAACGTGGCTGGCTGGCAGGCGGGCAGCCTGACCCTGCTGATGCCGTTGTCGGCCACGCTGGGCCTGCTGGCCGTGCCCGATGTGCCGATGGCACTGGCCGCTGTGCTGTGCCTGGATGCCGGTGCACGCCTGCTGCGCAACGTCGATGCGTCCTCGGCCATCATGCTGGGCCTTGGCCTGCTGATCGGCGCGCTCAGCCATTACCGCTTCATCGGCGTGATCGGCGTCGGCTTCATCGCGCTGCTGGCACTGCCGCAGGGCCGGCGGATGCTGACCGACCCGCGCGTGTGGGTGGCGCTGGCGGTGGGCGTGCTGGCCTGGTTGCCGCTGCTGGCCTGGAATGCCGACAACCATGATGCCGGCCTGAAATTCCAGGTGGTCGAGCGCCATCCCTGGGCGTTCGAGTGGCGGGGCCTGTGGTTCCTGGTCATCCAGCCGATGCTGGTCACGCCCATCCTGTGCATCGCGATGTGGAAAGTGGCGCTGGCCGGTACGCGCAGTGGTGGTGGCGCGCGCGTGCAGTGGCGCTACTTCGGACTGGTCGGTGGCGTGTCCACCCTGGGCATCTTCCTGCTGGGCTTCTTCACCGATGTCGAGCGCATCAGCTTCCACTGGCCGCTGCCCGGCTACCTGGCGCTGCTGGTGGCGGTGCCGGTGGTGCTCAACGGCTGGCCGCGCTGGCTGCGCCGTACCGGTTGGTGGCTGGCCGGCATCGGCATGGCGCTGTCCTTCGGCTATTACCTGATGGCATCCACGCCCTCGCTGCGCGAGCAGCTGGCCGGTGACAAGTACTACCCGCGCAACTTCGCCGGCTGGGAGCCGCTGGCCGCCGCCGTGCGCGACGAACTGGCAAAGATGCCGGAAGGCACGCGCGTGCTGGCTGGCAACTTCAAGGTGGGTGCCGAGCTCGGCTTCCAACTGGGCGACGCCGATATCCTGGTGCTGCCGCACCCGCTGAACGACAAGCACGGGCGCACCGCGCAGCTGGCGCAGTGGGGCCAGGTGCACGAAGGCGAGCGCAGCGGGCCGATGCTGCTGGTGCTGTCGCCCAGCGACCAGCGCTTCCGTGATCTGGTGCCGCGCTACCACGCGGTGTGCGCGCAGGTCGGGCCGCTGCCGCCGCCGCGGGTGGTCAGCAACGATCACGGCTTCCAGCGCTTCCTGCTGTTCCGCCTGCCTGCGCAGCGTGACGAGGGCGAGTGCGTGACGCCGGCGGTGGCCTATCTCGATTCGCCGGGCAATGGCGAAGCGGTGTCGGGCACGTTGGCGGTGAAGGGGTGGGCGTTCAAGGACGGCGTCGGCCTGGCGCGCGTGGAAGTGCTGGTGGACGGGCAGCCGGTGGGCGATGCCCAGTACGGTCGCGAGCTCGACATCCGCCCGATGTGGCCGATGTCCAACGACCCGCAGCACCCGAATGCCGGCTTCGATGCCAGCGTGGAGACGCTGGGGCTGTCACCTGGCCGGCATTGGCTGGGCCTGCGCCTGCATGGCCGCGATGGCAGCGTGGAGGACTGGCAGGAACAGCCGTTCGAGGTGGGTCGGTAA
- a CDS encoding Maf family nucleotide pyrophosphatase, whose product MSALLLASTSRYRRELLQRLGLPFDCARPEVDETPQAGEAPLALAGRLAAAKAAEVAARHPGAWVIGSDQVADLNGQPLGKPGTVEAACAQLAAMAGQTVRFHTAISLTRDGESLAAMDLTEVRFRPLQAEEIARYVAAEQPLDCAGSFKCEGLGISLFEAIDNRDPTALIGLPLIALCALLRRAGFAVP is encoded by the coding sequence ATGTCTGCCCTGCTCCTGGCCTCCACTTCCCGCTACCGCCGCGAGCTGCTGCAGCGCCTCGGCCTGCCCTTCGACTGCGCACGCCCGGAGGTGGACGAGACCCCGCAGGCCGGCGAGGCGCCACTGGCCCTGGCCGGACGGTTGGCGGCCGCGAAGGCCGCCGAGGTCGCCGCACGGCACCCCGGCGCGTGGGTGATCGGCTCGGACCAGGTGGCGGACCTGAATGGACAGCCGCTGGGCAAGCCCGGCACGGTCGAGGCCGCCTGCGCGCAGCTGGCGGCGATGGCCGGGCAGACAGTGCGCTTTCATACGGCCATCAGTCTCACGCGCGATGGAGAATCGCTTGCGGCAATGGACCTGACCGAAGTGCGCTTCCGCCCGCTGCAGGCCGAGGAAATCGCCCGCTACGTGGCCGCCGAACAACCGTTGGACTGCGCCGGCAGCTTCAAGTGCGAAGGCTTGGGCATCAGCCTGTTCGAGGCGATCGACAACCGCGATCCCACCGCCCTGATCGGCCTGCCGCTGATTGCCCTGTGTGCGCTGCTGCGCCGGGCCGGGTTCGCAGTGCCGTAA
- a CDS encoding YceD family protein produces the protein MSANVPETLDAWRMVVARRRFDGQVSLADLTRLQGLVADTDGECNYSLEFGRDDILRVSYVELTIDTALPLTCQRSMQRFLLPVKMTQRLGLIRDEDEESSLPEEYEALLVPEDGQLRPLDLVEDELVLAVPVVPLSPDGEAVNKDWAPTEEETKQANPFAALAALKKE, from the coding sequence ATGTCCGCGAACGTGCCCGAAACGCTGGATGCTTGGCGGATGGTCGTAGCGCGAAGGCGCTTCGACGGCCAGGTCTCTTTGGCTGATTTGACTCGCCTGCAAGGGTTGGTCGCCGATACCGACGGTGAGTGCAATTACTCGCTTGAATTCGGTCGCGACGACATCTTGCGGGTATCCTATGTGGAACTGACCATCGATACCGCGTTGCCGCTGACCTGTCAGCGCAGCATGCAGCGATTCCTGTTGCCGGTGAAGATGACCCAGAGGCTTGGCCTGATCCGCGACGAGGACGAGGAATCGTCCCTGCCCGAGGAGTACGAGGCGTTGCTGGTGCCGGAAGATGGGCAGCTGCGTCCGCTGGACCTGGTCGAAGATGAATTGGTGCTGGCAGTACCGGTGGTACCGCTGTCGCCGGACGGTGAGGCAGTCAACAAGGACTGGGCGCCGACCGAAGAAGAAACAAAGCAGGCCAACCCGTTTGCGGCGTTGGCGGCACTGAAGAAAGAGTAA
- the rpmF gene encoding 50S ribosomal protein L32: protein MAVQKSRVTPSRRGMRRAHDALSAKQLSTDPTTGEVHLRHHITADGFYRGKKVIQTKTSAVEED from the coding sequence ATGGCTGTCCAGAAATCCCGTGTCACCCCGTCCCGCCGCGGTATGCGCCGTGCGCATGACGCCCTGAGCGCCAAGCAGCTGTCGACCGACCCGACCACCGGCGAAGTGCACCTGCGTCACCACATCACTGCTGACGGTTTCTACCGCGGCAAGAAGGTCATCCAGACCAAGACCTCGGCCGTCGAAGAAGATTGA
- a CDS encoding beta-ketoacyl-ACP synthase III, producing the protein MSKRIYSRIAGTGSYLPEKVLTNADLEKMVETSDEWIQSRTGIRERHIAAEGETTSDLGYHAAVRALEAAGIDASQLDMIVVGTTTPDLIFPSTACLIQAKLGASGCPAFDVNAACSGFVFALSVADKFIRSGDARHVLVIGAETLTRIVDWEDRTTCVLFGDGAGAVVLKADEETGILSTHLHSDGSKKELLWNPVGVSVGFKDGSGNGGGTINMKGNDVFKYAVKALDSVVDETLEANGLGKSDLDWLIPHQANLRIIEATAKRLDMSMDQVVVTVDRHGNTSSGSVPLALDAAVRSGKVERGQLLLLEAFGGGFTWGSALLRY; encoded by the coding sequence ATGAGCAAGCGGATCTACTCGAGGATCGCGGGCACCGGTAGCTATTTGCCGGAAAAAGTCCTGACCAACGCCGACCTGGAAAAAATGGTCGAAACCTCGGATGAGTGGATCCAGTCGCGCACCGGTATTCGTGAACGGCACATCGCGGCCGAAGGCGAAACCACCAGCGACCTCGGCTACCACGCCGCGGTGCGTGCGCTTGAAGCGGCCGGTATCGACGCTTCCCAGCTCGACATGATCGTGGTCGGTACGACCACCCCTGACCTTATTTTCCCGTCCACCGCGTGCCTTATCCAGGCCAAGCTCGGTGCGTCGGGCTGCCCCGCCTTCGACGTCAACGCGGCCTGCTCGGGCTTCGTGTTCGCGCTCAGCGTGGCCGACAAGTTCATCCGTTCCGGTGACGCCCGCCATGTGCTGGTGATCGGCGCCGAAACGCTGACCCGCATCGTCGACTGGGAAGACCGCACCACCTGCGTGCTGTTCGGCGACGGTGCCGGCGCGGTCGTGCTCAAGGCCGACGAAGAAACCGGCATCCTCAGCACCCACCTGCATTCCGATGGCAGCAAGAAAGAGCTGCTGTGGAACCCGGTCGGCGTGTCGGTCGGTTTCAAGGATGGTAGCGGCAACGGCGGCGGCACCATCAACATGAAGGGCAACGACGTGTTCAAGTACGCCGTCAAGGCGCTGGACTCGGTCGTGGACGAAACCCTGGAGGCCAATGGCCTGGGCAAGTCCGACCTGGATTGGCTGATCCCGCACCAGGCCAACCTGCGCATCATCGAAGCCACCGCCAAGCGGCTGGACATGTCGATGGATCAGGTCGTGGTTACCGTCGACCGCCACGGCAACACCTCCTCCGGCTCGGTGCCGCTGGCGCTGGACGCCGCGGTGCGTTCGGGCAAGGTCGAGCGCGGCCAGTTGCTGCTGCTGGAAGCCTTCGGTGGCGGCTTCACGTGGGGTTCGGCCCTGCTGCGCTATTGA
- a CDS encoding serine/threonine protein phosphatase, producing MVEPIVIEGQRAWLKQYGKGSRAFALGLLNFIARRFHLDALRPPPHRGGDAACKTEARRLGELHAQGVNVPEVIGSGHAALVIGDNGGSFNTCLREADDAGRDRLVAAAMKALAEAHGRGAYFGQPVPRNLTWDGQNVGFIDFEEDPLEVMDLAEAQARDWLMFGYGVAKYYADRPQHLQAMMAEAMNGVQAPVRAHVHSVSGRLQGLARVCMKLGRSARALAQSIFITHGATTLGLIMVVGLCVDWFADGELDVLQLFC from the coding sequence ATGGTTGAGCCCATCGTCATCGAAGGGCAGCGCGCCTGGCTGAAGCAGTACGGCAAGGGAAGCCGCGCATTCGCCTTGGGCCTGCTCAATTTCATCGCCCGCCGCTTCCACCTCGATGCCCTGCGTCCGCCGCCGCACCGCGGGGGAGATGCTGCGTGCAAAACCGAGGCGCGCCGCCTGGGCGAGCTGCATGCGCAGGGCGTCAACGTGCCCGAAGTGATCGGCAGCGGCCACGCCGCGCTGGTGATCGGTGACAACGGCGGGTCCTTCAATACCTGCCTGCGCGAAGCCGATGATGCCGGTCGTGACCGGCTGGTGGCGGCGGCCATGAAGGCGCTCGCCGAGGCCCATGGCCGTGGCGCGTATTTCGGCCAGCCGGTGCCGCGCAACCTCACCTGGGACGGGCAGAACGTGGGCTTCATCGATTTCGAGGAAGACCCGCTGGAAGTGATGGACCTGGCCGAGGCCCAGGCGCGCGACTGGCTGATGTTCGGCTATGGCGTGGCCAAGTATTACGCCGACCGCCCGCAGCACCTGCAGGCGATGATGGCCGAGGCCATGAATGGCGTGCAGGCGCCGGTGCGCGCGCACGTGCATTCGGTCAGTGGCCGGCTGCAGGGCCTGGCCCGGGTCTGCATGAAGCTGGGCCGCTCGGCCCGCGCGCTGGCGCAGTCGATCTTCATCACCCACGGCGCCACGACGCTGGGCCTGATCATGGTGGTGGGCCTGTGCGTGGACTGGTTCGCCGATGGCGAGCTGGACGTCCTGCAGCTGTTCTGCTGA